From a region of the Lactuca sativa cultivar Salinas chromosome 4, Lsat_Salinas_v11, whole genome shotgun sequence genome:
- the LOC111889050 gene encoding nucleosome assembly protein 1;4 isoform X1, with the protein MGNNKKEQFDVSDLGASLPAAAAALSAEDRAGLVNALKDKLQNLAGQHSDILESLSPTVRKRVEVLREIQSEHDELEAKFFEERAALEAKYQKLYAPLYSKRYDIVNGVVEVDGVNDEAAMDVADDKAKEEKGVPNFWLNAMKTNEILAEEISERDEEALKYIKDIKWCRIDDPKGFKLEFFFDTNPFFKNSVLTKIYHMIDDDEPILEKAIGTEIEWLPGKCLTQKILKKKPKKGSKNAKPITKTENCESFFNFFNPPQVPEDEDEIDEEMAEELQNQMEQDYDIGSTIRDKIIPHAVSWFTGEAVQEDEFEGIEDDDDEDDDEDEIDDEDDEEDEEDDEDDDEDEEDEPKAKSKKKSSGTKKGGIVHAGGEQGERPPECKQQ; encoded by the exons GATAAGCTTCAAAACCTTGCAGGGCAACACTCGGATATTCTCGAGAGTTTGAGTCCGACAGTTAGGAAGAGAGTCGAGGTTTTAAGAGAAATCCAG AGTGAACATGACGAGCTTGAGGCTAAGTTTTTTGAAGAAAGAGCTGCTCTTGAAGCAAAATATCAGAAACTATACGCACCATTATATTCAAAG AGATACGATATAGtaaatggtgttgttgaagttGATGGAGTTAACGATGAAGCTGCAATGGACGTGGCAGATGATAAAGCTAAAGAAG AAAAGGGTGTGCCGAATTTTTGGTTAAATGCAATGAAGACCAATGAAATATTGGCTGAAGAG ATTTCTGAACGAGATGAAGAAGCTCTTAAATATATTAAGGATATTAAATGGTGTCGCATTGATGATCCCAAGGGTTTTAAGCTCGAGTTCTTCTTTGACACCAATCCATTTTTCAAGAACTCTGTTTTGACCAAAATTTATCATATGATTGATGATGATGAACCTATTTTAGAGAAGGCAATAGG GACTGAAATTGAATGGTTACCTGGGAAATGTTTAACAcaaaagatcttgaagaaaaagcCAAAAAAGGGTTCAAAGAATGCCAAACCAATAACCAAGACAGAAAATTGTGAaagttttttcaacttttttaacCCTCCACAAGTCCCTGAGGATGAAGATGAAATTGATGAAGAGATG GCTGAAGAACTTCAGAATCAAATGGAACAAGACTATGACATTGG ATCAACCATTCGTGACAAAATTATCCCTCATGCGGTCTCTTGGTTTACGGGTGAAGCTGTACAAGAAGACGAGTTTGAAGGTATTGAAGATGATGATGACGAGGATGACGACGAGGATGAAATTGATGACGAGGATGATGAAGAGGACGAAGaagatgatgaggatgatgaCGAGGATGAAGAAGACGAGCCTAAGGCCAAAAGCAAAAagaag TCTTCTGGAACGAAG AAGGGTGGCATTGTGCATGCTGGTGGTGAACAGGGTGAGAGACCTCCTGAATGCAAGCAACAGTAG